The Mucilaginibacter mallensis genome has a segment encoding these proteins:
- a CDS encoding glycoside hydrolase family 2 TIM barrel-domain containing protein, translated as MKKNKSCIFYLFIILLLPQALRAQTNVGAPVLFNDAWLFHKGDLTGGSTGGTTDLSWKSVQLPHDWSIEEPFSEEWASATGYLPGGIGWYKKTFTANKSWAAKQVYIYFDGVYKNSEVWINGHLLGKRPNGFIPFQYEISPYLNYKDPNTITVKVDHSEFADSRWYTGSGIYRNVYLIVKNPVHVGLWDVAFTTPEVSASKSTIKVKVTVTNSKPSTAGVNLKVNLLDALGKAVASIQKPLVAKKGENEVDLNSQVTSPQLWSIEHPYLYQLQVQVLQNGKLIDQINQQAGIRSIRFDKDKGFFLNGKSTKIKGVCIHDDAGALGVAVPEEVWVRRLKTLKEAGINALRLSHNPHADYLYKLADEMGFLVMDEAFDEWAIGKNKWVKGWNVGTPSKDGYHEYFKEWADRDLGDMILRDRNHPSIIMWSIGNEIDYPNDPYSDKVLNTGINPQIYGKGYLPDHPPASGLTVIAKQLAKVVKLIDQSRPVTAALAGVVMSNEVGYPEVLDIVGYNYQEYRYPEDHKKYPERVIYGSENSMRKQAWDAVDTNAYISAQFLWTGIDYMGEAGKWPQRSSGAGLLDLAGFKKPGYYYRQSLWADKPMVYLIGREITPADSNRRDRWEMNPAWNWQPGNKIQVECYTNCQQAELFLNGQSLGKKSRAEAKGQIPQWDVDYQPGELLVKGYNNGVKVSSYSIKTAGDAAKISTVTSKTLFKANTKGLSQVEIQVTDDKGNPVYSATDEISIQLTGPARLLGLESGSLSSHESYQADKRNALHGRLLAYIQTTSKPGKIQVNISSKNLKPATVLLTVQ; from the coding sequence ATGAAAAAAAATAAATCCTGTATCTTTTATCTGTTTATCATTTTGCTGTTACCCCAGGCATTAAGAGCGCAAACCAATGTTGGTGCGCCCGTTTTATTTAATGATGCCTGGCTGTTTCACAAAGGTGATCTTACCGGTGGCAGTACAGGAGGCACTACGGATCTTTCGTGGAAATCTGTACAATTACCGCACGATTGGAGTATTGAAGAGCCCTTTAGTGAGGAGTGGGCCAGCGCTACGGGCTATTTGCCCGGTGGCATCGGGTGGTATAAGAAAACTTTCACGGCCAATAAAAGCTGGGCTGCTAAGCAAGTGTACATTTATTTTGATGGTGTATACAAGAACAGCGAAGTATGGATAAACGGGCATCTCTTAGGTAAAAGGCCGAACGGGTTCATCCCATTTCAGTATGAAATATCACCGTACCTGAATTACAAAGACCCCAATACAATTACTGTAAAAGTAGATCACAGTGAATTTGCCGATTCAAGGTGGTACACCGGATCAGGTATCTATCGTAATGTATATCTCATTGTTAAAAACCCCGTGCATGTTGGTTTGTGGGATGTAGCTTTTACAACTCCTGAGGTGTCAGCAAGCAAGTCTACAATAAAAGTTAAAGTAACGGTTACTAATAGTAAACCGTCAACTGCGGGTGTTAATCTTAAAGTTAATTTACTTGATGCATTAGGTAAGGCTGTTGCATCAATTCAAAAGCCACTTGTCGCAAAAAAAGGAGAGAATGAAGTTGACCTCAATAGTCAGGTTACTTCACCACAATTATGGAGTATCGAGCACCCGTACCTATATCAGTTGCAGGTACAGGTATTGCAAAATGGTAAACTAATTGACCAGATAAACCAGCAGGCAGGTATCCGCAGCATCCGTTTTGATAAGGATAAAGGCTTCTTTTTAAATGGCAAAAGCACCAAGATAAAAGGCGTATGTATCCATGACGATGCCGGTGCTTTGGGAGTTGCCGTGCCCGAGGAAGTTTGGGTGCGCCGACTTAAAACCCTAAAAGAAGCAGGTATAAACGCGCTGCGCCTGAGCCATAACCCTCATGCTGATTATCTATATAAATTAGCCGATGAAATGGGCTTTTTAGTAATGGATGAAGCTTTTGATGAATGGGCGATTGGTAAAAATAAATGGGTTAAGGGCTGGAACGTAGGTACACCATCAAAAGATGGTTATCATGAATATTTTAAAGAATGGGCCGACCGTGATCTTGGCGATATGATCCTGCGGGACAGGAATCATCCATCCATTATTATGTGGAGCATCGGTAATGAAATTGATTACCCTAATGACCCTTATAGCGATAAAGTATTAAACACCGGCATAAATCCACAGATATATGGCAAGGGTTATTTGCCTGATCACCCGCCCGCAAGCGGACTTACGGTTATTGCAAAGCAATTGGCTAAGGTAGTTAAGTTGATCGATCAGTCACGCCCGGTTACCGCGGCGTTGGCAGGAGTAGTAATGTCGAACGAAGTGGGTTACCCCGAAGTGTTGGATATAGTGGGTTATAATTACCAGGAATACCGCTATCCCGAAGATCATAAGAAATATCCGGAGCGGGTGATTTATGGCAGTGAGAATAGCATGAGAAAACAGGCATGGGATGCGGTTGATACCAATGCCTACATCTCAGCACAATTTCTGTGGACTGGTATAGATTACATGGGCGAGGCCGGCAAATGGCCGCAAAGAAGCAGTGGCGCAGGTTTGCTTGATCTGGCAGGGTTTAAAAAGCCGGGATATTATTACAGACAAAGCCTGTGGGCCGATAAGCCAATGGTATATCTTATCGGCAGAGAAATTACGCCTGCCGATAGCAACCGCCGCGATCGCTGGGAAATGAACCCGGCATGGAACTGGCAGCCGGGCAATAAAATACAAGTTGAATGTTACACGAATTGCCAGCAGGCCGAGCTCTTTTTAAATGGGCAATCATTAGGCAAAAAATCAAGAGCGGAAGCAAAAGGTCAGATTCCGCAATGGGATGTAGATTATCAACCCGGTGAATTGTTGGTTAAGGGTTATAATAATGGTGTTAAGGTAAGCAGCTATTCCATTAAAACCGCTGGTGATGCAGCAAAAATTAGCACCGTAACCAGTAAAACGTTGTTCAAAGCTAATACAAAAGGATTAAGCCAGGTTGAGATACAGGTAACTGATGATAAGGGCAACCCAGTTTACAGTGCCACCGATGAGATCAGCATTCAACTAACAGGTCCGGCCCGTTTATTGGGGTTGGAAAGCGGTAGTCTTAGCAGTCATGAAAGTTATCAGGCTGATAAAAGGAATGCCCTGCATGGGCGGCTTCTTGCATATATACAAACTACGAGTAAGCCCGGTAAAATACAGGTAAACATCAGCTCGAAAAATCTTAAACCGGCAA